GCATCAAGTAGCGCGCATTCTAGGAATAGCGGCGCGCGCATGCAACAAAAAAATTGCTTAATCCGCTCTCTTGCTCACATTTTGCGCATCAACGCGCATTTCTGATGCCTTTTCAGCCACTCATGGTGAAATAATCCACACCTGGCGGCAGCATTTGGTGGATGGTCAGGCTAAGAAACAAAACGCCAGTTCGCTCTTTAGCGGGTAAAGGCGACGTATTACTCTCTTATGCGTCAAAAGGGCTGCTGATTTAAGCATCACAATTACTGCTTTAATCGTCTCGTTCGCCGTTGAGTGTTATCTCAGTAGAAAGCTAACCCCACACAGGCGGACAAGCTTTATACAATTAAGGTTAAGAAGCGTGATGCTTTTCGGAGAAAGGAAAGTGAGGAAGATTTTTTCTTATTATTCCTTTTGATCTGGTGTTACCCTCCTGCCCATTGTGAAATTCTCGCTTACCCGGCGTGCCATTAAGCGGTCTACGATGAAAGCATCACAGCGCTGAGCAAAGGGTTTTCATTTTGTCCTGAATGACAGGCAGAAGCATGCTTATGAGTAATAAAGATCAAATCTTAACGTCCCCCTATCTCCAGTTTAACCGGAGCCAGTGGGCTGCCTTGCGCGACTCTGTACCGATGACGCTTACTGAAGGCGAAATCGCGCGCCTGAAGGGTATTAACGAAGACCTTTCTCTTGAAGAAGTCGCGGAAATTTATCTGCCGCTATCGCGTTTGCTTAATTTTTATATTAGCTCTAACTTACGCCGGCAGGCTGTACTCGAACAATTTCTTGGCACTAATGGCCAGCGTATTCCTTATATTATCAGCATTGCAGGTAGCGTAGCGGTAGGTAAAAGTACGACTGCGCGCGTATTGCAGGCGCTTTTAAGCCGCTGGCCTGAGCATCGTCGCGTTGAGCTGATTACCACCGACGGCTTTCTACATCCGAACGCGGTTTTAAAAGAACGCAATCTGATGAAGAAGAAAGGCTTTCCTCAGTCATACGATATGCACCGCCTGGTTAAGTTCGTTTCTGATATCAAGTCAGGCGTGCCGAATGTCACCGCGC
This sequence is a window from Cronobacter sakazakii. Protein-coding genes within it:
- the coaA gene encoding type I pantothenate kinase codes for the protein MSNKDQILTSPYLQFNRSQWAALRDSVPMTLTEGEIARLKGINEDLSLEEVAEIYLPLSRLLNFYISSNLRRQAVLEQFLGTNGQRIPYIISIAGSVAVGKSTTARVLQALLSRWPEHRRVELITTDGFLHPNAVLKERNLMKKKGFPQSYDMHRLVKFVSDIKSGVPNVTAPVYSHLIYDVIPDGDKVVNQPDILILEGLNVLQSGMDYPHDPHHVFVSDFVDFSIYVDAPEDLLQRWYINRFLKFREGAFTDPDSYFHHYAKLSEDEAVNIATQLWKEINWLNLKENILPTRERASLIMTKSANHAVDCVRLRK